The Dioscorea cayenensis subsp. rotundata cultivar TDr96_F1 unplaced genomic scaffold, TDr96_F1_v2_PseudoChromosome.rev07_lg8_w22 25.fasta BLBR01001948.1, whole genome shotgun sequence genome segment agaatattttttattaaatttcttgaaatctaccttgaggtcttgacactcttggggatagagagaaaatatttataaaatttcttcaaacctaccttgaggtcttgacactcgtGGGGgcagagaaaaaaatttataaaatttgttctagcctaccttgaggtcttgacactacatgaaaatatgtattttgCGGTGGTTTTTGAGTCATTGCAAGACAGTTTAAACCGACGCTAAAGTAATTATGCGGCGGTTTTAAAACCGTCGTGAATTTTTGCATCGGGACTCATTTTACGGCGGTTTTCATTAATGGCCGGAACAACCGCAGCTAAATGCATATTGCATATAGTGGCGGTTTTGGTGGCGGTTATAACTGCCGCTAATCACATAGGCATCCCCCTCTTGGATTACATTTTGTCGGCGATTATAACCGCCACTAAGTTCAACTTTCTGGCGGTTTTAAACGATCCTAAATTGCATTAGTTGCATTCCCCGATGGTTTTTTAGCGCAGATTCTTAATAGCCACGAAATGcaacattattgtttttaagttttatttgcGGCGGTTTTTGGCGGCAGTTTTAACTACCGTCGAAATGCACATCTTCGACCCTATATTGCCTTTCCGGCAATTCAAAAACCGCCGCTAATGCCaaccatgtttttttattattatttttattatttttgattaataTGCAATTTGTTTACAACATATACCTGCCAAAGTTTTATTAAGTTACATTACACACCATTCaattactaaacaaaaaaataaaaatatatttcatatataaaatttatcaaaccaTTAGCACAAAAGATTCACCATTATGTCAATTGAACAATTACATCAACgggattagttttttgtttacattaagAGTTGCACTTGACAATAATAGTGTTGCATTCATGACCTTTGCACTTGTTATTACCTGCATAAACAATAAATCTCTCATTAATTGATTAGAGCAAAGAATGATTTGGATAAATCCATATATACAAGGAATATACCTTGTGACACCATGGTAGATAGAAGTACCTCTAGAAAACCCactgcttttttttttgcaattataaTTACACTAACTAGTATTAACATATACTCTTATTGTGATGCTTAACTATGCCTatgaaacatatatacatatgtatgtatatataccttCAACGAGATGCAGCATATTTCTGTCTGGTCATATGTTTCATTTATAATTACACTAACTAGTATTAACATATACTCTTATTGTGATGCTTAACTATgcctatgaaaaaaatatacatatatgtatatataccttGAAAGAGATGCAACATATTTCTGCCTGGTCATATGTTTCATTTCCTCTAACTCTTCATAGTTAGTTATCTGAAAATATAcaacattaattatatatatatatatatatatatatgaaaggaaTTAAAGAAGTTATTGTTAAAAGGGTAGAGAGTTTAAGTTACAGGAAAGCTCGTTGTTGTAGTTGTTCCCAAGTACTTAAGAGAAGCCAAGTCATAAGCTCTTGCTGCCTTATCTTCTTTATCATAACCTCctctgtgtgtgtatataaataGAACAAATCAAGCTTAATAAACATAAAGAACAAGATGTAAAAGAGAATAGAATTAATCATTTGCTTATCAAGATACATTGCATTCAATGAAGTAGTTCATCCCAATTTGATTCAAATGAACAAgttcataaataaaaagaacacaaGCAAAACCTTAATTAGTTATTTTGACAATGAACTAATTATAGCAAGTATTAAATGTATAAATCTAGCTAATAAATCACACCTTTTGTACCCTTCTGACTTTGGCCTTCTCTTCTGCAACTATGTATTacaaacaagtatatatttaatcaacaatatgtgtgtgtgtgtgtgtgtgtgttagaaACAAGTATATAGATATTTAATAAAGTTGCATcatcaacaatataaataacatatatatgtaaagaACTTCATATACCTAATCATCAATAAGTCAAGAGCATGACAATTTCCACTTCATTTTGCCTTATATCAAGagttatatataaaacaaacaatcacACACATAACATTACTAAAAGATAAAAGATCCATCAAATACAAGTTCTAGTTAAGCAAAAATAGAGGTTTTAGATCTCATATAAAGCACTACAATTCAACATAGAAAtggaaacaatagaaaattaGTAATTGTCCATCAAATAGAAGATAACAATAGCCAAAAACATAATGCCATAATAAGATAAGCAACTAACATAAACAAAAGCGAtgaaatgaagataatgttgtCATTTTACATTTGCACGCATCCTCAACGAATCTCCTAAAAATGAGCTTGCCATCCTTAGCATACTACTGTGACaataaaaagaagcaaactTATTAGATTGATCCGAAAAAGAACATactcaatcaaacaaataacatatgaagcatacatttcatttttttcaagtagaaaaagtattaaaaaaaaaaaattatacaacttTCACTATGTGGTCATCCTACATTGTTTGAATTAAGTTTGTCGTTTCTTTCGAATAGCTGAGATTGTGATGACACGCTCCCAATAAGCTGGGGACCTGCATTTTCCTATTGTGAAAATGAAaccaatataaaatattaacaaataaaaaaacaaaactcaaaGCACAAACATAAACAATAGATTGATAACAATCATATGAAACTATAAccttaaaatgaaaatttatcaaaaaaacacGATTATGTATAcaattttggtttttgatttgcCAATTGTTGGGTAATTTTTGCTATATGTTGTTCATTGACTTCAATTCATTGTAGTAATTGATGGACAGGTTGCCTAAGAGCATCAACTTCACCTTGTGTACCCCCTGCCGAATAGCACCTACTGCTCAAAATACTCGATGATCCATACACCTGAGTTGGGACTACTCCAAGTCCCAAGCCACGAACATACCCTGGGTGTTCTTTACCAAAAACACCAATATGTGCCTCATTTTTAGAAGAAGACTAAGATCGAACAACTAGATCTTCCTACAAAAATAAAGTCAAAggaatgatttttattaaaagcgCTTATTATTATACAAACATTGAACATATGACATAAATCTATATTCAACTCACATGATTTTGCCTTGCCTCATCATTCACAAAAGACCCATCTGATGTGGTATGACCAACTTGAAATAATTCAGACTCTTGTGACAGGGCCGACCAAGTTGAGATTCctacaaaaattatatcaatttaATATGTGCATAATAGTATTTAAATGATAGTCATAATTAAGATTTGCATGATATGAAAACTAATAACCATTTCATTTTTCCAATCGAGCAAATGATTTTTGAACCCAACATGTGAGGAATTGTTAGGTGGCTACGGTTGGTAGTATTTTGAGCTGCTTTTGCCTACATATTACACGGGAAACATTTAAATGGAGACAATAGTTAATAAACAATAATGCTTTAAAGAAATACATTACAATGgaaaatatatgcatattacCTTTGTGCATATTACCACAAAAGCAATCCATTGCTCCAAGGGAACCTCAGGAGGTCTTCTCCCAATGTTGGTTTTGCGGGGAGCATCGGGGTCACATTTCAAAGATTTGTACAAGTTACACCTATGGTCCCTCCATTTTTTGGCCAAACTCTTAAGAATGTAATCTTTATGCCCATCATCATTAACCTCCAACTTTGtctacatataaacaaatacattagtacaaatatcatataatatcataacaaaacagtataatttataaaattttaggtacaaatataatttaagaataggACCTTTATGATGTTATCCCACACATGATCTTTGTAATAGGCTGGAACAATTTGCCACTTATCATAGCCAATAGGGAAGTTGGTACAATTAGTTGCAATGTGCCCTAAAAATTGAGCAAGTAACCCGCCTAACATATCAATTGGCTGGTTTCGACGATTCCAATCCACAATAACTTTCTCACCCGGAGGAAGAGTGAATATATCAATAGCTCGCATTTGTTGTCCCTTCACTCCTCCATTGCCGTCTaccacttaaatatatatatatatatatatatatatatataccatgataaaacatatataagtaactataatttataatatataatacagGAAATCAAAATTGagaataatttatttgaatgtaataaataatttatatttattaattacctCTAATCTGCACGTCCCATGTTCTTGTGGTTCTTTTATGGCCTCGAACAACCTAAGGCCTTGTGGTCTCGACATGCTCTATATGCGAAGGAGCCTCTTGGGATTCTGGAGCATTATTTGGTGGTATGGGTGCATGTGTACTCGAATTTATAGAATGACTGGTGATATTAGTCTGATTTGCCGAACAAGTAGAAGCAGTGTGTCTTTTGGTCCTTGGCATAACTGCACATATAACTTGTAAGCGATGAGTTAGCTCAAGAAGTAATATAAAGGCaataaaatcttaatagacATACCAATAAAAGAAGGCATTACCAAATAATGCCAAGTAAGTATTCAACTATCATTCTCAACTTCAAAATTTTCAGCAATTGTTGACAAAATGTTATCATTCggatcatcaacatcatctcGCCTCAATTGTAGATGTGTATCTCCATCggaaataaaattatcaaatttttgtgATGGATAAGCTTTGATATTATAC includes the following:
- the LOC120257214 gene encoding uncharacterized protein LOC120257214, coding for MLGGLLAQFLGHIATNCTNFPIGYDKWQIVPAYYKDHVWDNIIKTKLEVNDDGHKDYILKSLAKKWRDHRCNLYKSLKCDPDAPRKTNIGRRPPEVPLEQWIAFVVICTKAKAAQNTTNRSHLTIPHMLGISTWSALSQESELFQVGHTTSDGSFVNDEARQNHEDLVVRS